In the genome of Corynebacterium glucuronolyticum DSM 44120, the window ACCGGCGCGGGCGCGCTCGTCTACAGTCATCTCGAGGACATCGCGCCCGTCGAGAAGCACCTCACCGCTGGTTACCTCGTAGCGGGGGTGGCCAGCCAGCGTGTAAGCCAGAGTGGATTTACCCGATCCGTTCGGCCCCATGATGGCGTGGGTTTCGCCGGAGGACAGCGTGAGGTTGACACCCTTAAGAATCTCTTTGGGCTCAGTTTTGCCGTCCGTGGAGTTAACAACGGCGTGGAGATCCTTGATTTCCAACGTGCTCATTACATCTACCTTTTCGTTTTAGCTAGTATTGTGCGTTTTCGGTTTTATCGTTTCAGCCTAAACCGCTGGAACTCTTCGTTTGTTCCTGAAAAGCCGTCATGCCTAGCCCCTCTCCAACCACCTGCGCCTGATTGGGCGCGTGAGCCCGAGGGGCAAAATCAGTGCGATGGCGACTCAGTCCGAATAGCGGAATAATCCGAGTTGCGGAACAGTGCGCGGAACGTTCAGTTAAAGCTGAGGCCTTCCAGCTCCTCGGTGATCTTCGCCTCCAGCGTCTCGCGCAAACCCTCGACGGGGATTCGAGCAATCACTTCGGAGAAGAAGCCGTGGACAATGAGTTTTCTTGCCTCTGCCTCGGGGATACCGCGGGACAGAAGATAAAACAGCTGTTCATCATCGAAACGGCCGACGGTGGCGGCGTGACCTGCACCGACGATGCTGCCGGTCTCGATCTCAAGGTTCGGCACGGCATCTGCACGTGCACCTTCCGTCAGCACAAGGTTGCGGTTAGCTTCGTACGTGTCCGTCCCCTGCGCGTTGGCTCGAATGAGCACATCGCCGATCCACGCCGTGCGCGCATCAGGTGTGCGGGTGGTCTTGTCCCCCTGCAACGCTCCCTTGTAGAGCACGTTGGAACGGCAGTTGGGCTGGCTGTGATCGACGAGCATGCGCTGCTCGAAGAACTGGCCATCATCGGCAAAGTAGACACCGAGCAGCTCTGCATCGCCGCCTGGAGCGAGATATTTGACCCGTGGCTGTAGGCGGACGACCGAACCACCGAACAACGCCACGTTATGGCGAAGGACGGCATCGCGTCCGAGTTCAGCAACCTCTGCACCCAAGTGGACGGCATCGTCATCCCAGTCTTCATGGACAACAACCGACAGGCGGGCGTTGTCGCCAACGAGATACTCGTGGTTATCAGCAAGCGTTCCTGTTCCCACCGTGTGGATCTGGACGGATGCTGTAGCGCCGTCCTCGACCTCGACGACGAGGTTGCCAAAGGCGGTGACATCCGGTCCAGAACCCGTAATAGTGATGATGACCGGCTCGGTCGTCGTCGAATTCTTGGCGAAGGTAACGATGTGCCCCTCGGTTGAGGAGGTCCACGCCTGCGCGGCGACACGGTCCACGCCGCCACCGGTGCGACCGATGCGCGCGTCATCACGGGCAACCTTTTCGTAGGTCACGCCATCGGCGCCCGCCGGAATCTCCACACTCACCTGGGCGGGAACGGCAGTGCTGAACGTGCCGTCGTGCAGCCCGCGGAGGCGGCGCAGCGGAACATAACGCCACACCTCGTCCTTAACGTGGGGCACCGGGAAATCATCGACGTTGAAGGATGCGAAGAGATCACCCTTGTTGTCGTGCACTGTTGATGCTAGTTCAGCCATTGGTTAACCCACAGATCCTTCCATTTGCAGTTCGATGAGACGGTTCAGCTCCAGTGCATATTCCATCGGGAGCTCCTTTGCAATGGGCTCGACGAAGCCACGCACGATCATCGCCATTGCCTCGTCTTCAGCGAGGCCTCGGGCCATGAGGTAGAACAACTGATCCTCGCTGACCTGC includes:
- the sufD gene encoding Fe-S cluster assembly protein SufD, with amino-acid sequence MAELASTVHDNKGDLFASFNVDDFPVPHVKDEVWRYVPLRRLRGLHDGTFSTAVPAQVSVEIPAGADGVTYEKVARDDARIGRTGGGVDRVAAQAWTSSTEGHIVTFAKNSTTTEPVIITITGSGPDVTAFGNLVVEVEDGATASVQIHTVGTGTLADNHEYLVGDNARLSVVVHEDWDDDAVHLGAEVAELGRDAVLRHNVALFGGSVVRLQPRVKYLAPGGDAELLGVYFADDGQFFEQRMLVDHSQPNCRSNVLYKGALQGDKTTRTPDARTAWIGDVLIRANAQGTDTYEANRNLVLTEGARADAVPNLEIETGSIVGAGHAATVGRFDDEQLFYLLSRGIPEAEARKLIVHGFFSEVIARIPVEGLRETLEAKITEELEGLSFN